Sequence from the Microbacterium faecale genome:
GCAGGCCGGTCGGCGAGTCCTCGATGGCGACGCAGTCGCGAATGTCGACGTCGAGTGCGCGAGCTCCCGCGAGGTAGGGGTCCGGATACGGTTTGGGTCGCTCGACGTCGTCGCCGCCGAAGATCACATCGAACGCGTCGAACTCGATGAGTCCTGCGACGTGAGCAGCCATCCGGTGGCGCGACATCGTCACGAGCGCTGTCTTCACGCCCCGTTCGCGCAGCTCGCGCAGGAATTCCCATGCTCCGGGACGGAACGGCACGCCGTTTTCGGTGAGCTGCTGCAGCACGCTGTCGGTGAGGTAGTCGACGATCTCCGGCACGGCCATCTCCACACCGCGACCCTGGAGGATCCGCGCGGACCCCTCGAGGTCGTTGCCGATCAGCTGGAGGGCGTCCTCGTGCGTCCAGGTGCCGCCGAAGCGCTCGACGAGCGGCGTCTCA
This genomic interval carries:
- a CDS encoding HAD family hydrolase; its protein translation is MDGTLIDSEPYWMAAETPLVERFGGTWTHEDALQLIGNDLEGSARILQGRGVEMAVPEIVDYLTDSVLQQLTENGVPFRPGAWEFLRELRERGVKTALVTMSRHRMAAHVAGLIEFDAFDVIFGGDDVERPKPYPDPYLAGARALDVDIRDCVAIEDSPTGLRAAVSSGAATIGVPNLIGLDGLGADVIWDTLAGRTFDHAADVWRAAHSGTGA